Genomic segment of Yoonia sp. R2331:
TTGCCCGATGGTCAGGGCTGTGCCGCCGTCGATGGCAAGGCGCAGGTCAGCGGCATTGGTGGCCGCGAACGGTGTGCTGGTTTGCGGGGCAGGTGCCGATGCCGCGACGGTGGCCCCGGTGGCGCTCCGGTTCAGGGGGCCAGCAAAGCCGGGTGTCAGGCCCATCGGGCCGCAATCGGGGTGGGGCGCGCACCATGCGGTGCTTTGTGCGCGCAAGAAAGCCAGCAACTCACCGTGGGTGGTCGTGCCATCGGCATCCGCGTCAGCAGCACCTTTGGCCCCGGTGATCAGCGCGTTGGTCATCACCCCGCCCAAGGCGGTTTCCCAAGCGGTCTGGCTGACCGCAGCGGCGGTGAAGACCGCGCGCAGGTCGCCGTTGGCAGCGAATGGCGCGGCCTCAAACCCCGGCGCACCAATACCGCGCTGTCCGGGCGTGTTGATGTCGCCGCGAAAGCCGGTGTCCATGATGACCGTCACATCACGGTCGGCGATCAGGTCAAGGATGTCAGACAGCGCGTCCTCTGGGATGCGGCCCAGCAAGCTTTCGCTGTCATAGGCCAGGATCACGCGGGTGTCTTGGGTGTTGCGGCTGCCAAGCCCCGCAAAGTAAAGCAGCGCGCGATCACCGGGGGTTGTCAGGCCGACCAATTCGTCGATCAGCGCATCAAGGATCGCTTCTGAGGTGGCGGCGCTGTCAAGCAGCAGGGAAACTTGCGTCTGGCGATAGCCCCAGCGTTCAACGGCCAGTTGCGCCATTGCGATGGCATCGTCGGTGGCTGATTGCGGGGCGAGCCGCAGATCAAGGTTAGGATAGCCCTCGATCCCGATGATTAGGGCGCGATCCTCAGCCAAGGCTGCCGGGGCCAATGCCGCAATTAGGGCGGCGGTATGAAGGGCGCGATACGTCATGGGGGGGATGCTAGCAGGCAAATGCCGTCTTTGGGCAGTCACGTTTTTCATACGTTGTGGCCTGTTGGGCGTGTGCATGGGGATGCGCGGCGCTGTGGCGGGCGCAGAGCATCTGCATCAGTTGTGC
This window contains:
- a CDS encoding DUF4384 domain-containing protein — encoded protein: MTYRALHTAALIAALAPAALAEDRALIIGIEGYPNLDLRLAPQSATDDAIAMAQLAVERWGYRQTQVSLLLDSAATSEAILDALIDELVGLTTPGDRALLYFAGLGSRNTQDTRVILAYDSESLLGRIPEDALSDILDLIADRDVTVIMDTGFRGDINTPGQRGIGAPGFEAAPFAANGDLRAVFTAAAVSQTAWETALGGVMTNALITGAKGAADADADGTTTHGELLAFLRAQSTAWCAPHPDCGPMGLTPGFAGPLNRSATGATVAASAPAPQTSTPFAATNAADLRLAIDGGTALTIGQSVTFRATAQAAGTLLILDVDPNGQLARIFPSALAPGSGTEITPGVELAIPSGQSTSGAPLRVRVTGPAGDGYLLGVLIEGAAFDATTLLPQGAASAALPQLAQNLSNLGRRWSAMTLNYTISN